Within Enterobacter sp. RHBSTW-00175, the genomic segment GTGACATCTGTGTGGCAATTGGCTGGGCAGGGGACGTGTGGCAGGCGGCTAACCGCGCGAAAGAGGCGAAAAACGGTGTGAACGTGTCTTACTTCATTCCGAAAGAGGGGGCGCTGGCCTTCTTTGACGTCTTCGCGATGCCGGCTGATGCAAAAAACAAAGACGAAGCGTATCAGTTCCTCAACTACCTGATGCGTCCTGACGTGATCGCCCACATCAGCGACCACGTTTATTACGCGAACGGTAACAAGGCTTCTGTGCCGCTGGTGAGTGAAGCGATCCGCAATAACCCGGCTATCTATCCGCCAGCGGATGTCTTCGCCAAGCTCTTCACCCTGAAAGTCCAGGATCCAAAAATTGACCGCGTACGTACCCGTGCGTGGACCAAGGTGAAAAGCGGTAAATAACATTTAGCGCGTCTGATGTAAGCCGGGCAAGCGTAGCGCGCCCGGCAACCGGCGCACCGATATGGTGCGCCTGCACCATGATTTGATTTATGCCGGAGAGCACCCCGTGAATGATGTGATCCCCCGCCCGCAGGCGAAAGTCCGTAAAGCGCTGACCCCGCTTCTTGAAATCCGCAACCTCACCAAATCCTTTGACGGCCAACATGCCGTAGACGATGTCAGCCTGACTATCTATAAAGGCGAAATTTTTGCTCTGCTCGGTGCATCCGGCTGCGGTAAATCTACGCTGCTGCGAATGCTGGCGGGTTTCGAGCAACCCACTGCCGGGCAGATTATGCTCGATGGTGTCGACCTCTCCAGCGTGCCGCCGTACCAGCGCCCAATCAACATGATGTTCCAGTCTTACGCCCTGTTCCCGCATATGACGGTAGAGCAGAATATCGCGTTCGGCCTGAAGCAGGACAAACTGCCTAAAGCCGAAATTACCGCGCGTGTGGCCGAAATGCTGAGCCTCGTACACATGCAGGAGTTCGCGAAGCGTAAACCGCATCAGCTCTCTGGCGGGCAACGTCAGCGTGTGGCGCTGGCGAGAAGCCTGGCGAAACGCCCGAAACTGCTGCTGCTCGATGAGCCAATGGGTGCGCTGGATAAAAAACTGCGCGACCGGATGCAGCTCGAAGTGGTGGATATCCTTGAACGTGTGGGCGTGACCTGCGTAATGGTGACCCACGACCAGGAAGAGGCGATGACCATGGCCGGGCGTATCGCGATCATGAATCGCGGTAAGTTCGTGCAGATTGGCGAGCCGGAGGAGATTTACGAACACCCGACTACCCGCTACAGCGCGGAGTTTATCGGTTCGGTCAACGTCTTCGAAGGGCTGCTGAAAGAGCGCCAGGAAGATGGTCTGGTCATCGAATCGCCTGGGTTGCAGCATCCGCTTAAGGTCGACCCGGATAACTCCGTCGTGGATAACGTGCCGGTGTATGTCGCGCTGCGTCCTGAGAAAATTATGCTCTGTGAAGACCCACCAGCCGATGGCTATAACTTTGCCGTGGGTGAAGTGGTGCACATTGCCTATCTGGGTGATCTCTCCATCTACCATGTCCGTCTGAAGAGTGGACAGATGCTCAGTGCCCAGTTGCAAAACGAACATCGCTACCGCAAAGGGTTGCCGACCTGGGGCGACGAAGTGCGTCTTTGCTGGGATGCGGATAGCTGCGTCGTGCTGACGGTATAAGGAGCGGACAATGAGTACACTTGAACCTCCAGCCCGCGTACAAAAACCGGGTGGTTTTGCGCACGGACTGACGCGCTTTAAGATGGCGCATGGGCGCAAGCTGGTGATCGCCATGCCTTATATCTGGCTGATCCTGCTGTTCCTGATGCCGTTTTTGATCGTTTTCAAAATCAGCCTGGCAGAGATGGCGCGGGCGATCCCGCCTTACACCAACCTGATGGATTGGGCTGACGGGCAACTGACCCTGACGCTGAATCTTGGCAACTTCCTGCAACTTACCGACGATCCGCTCTACTTTGAGGCCTATTTGCAGTCATTGCAGGTGGCGGCGATCTCGACGATCTGTTGCCTGTTGTTGGGGTACCCGCTCGCGTGGGCGGTGGCGCACAGTAAGCCATCGACGCGTAATATTCTGCTGTTGCTGGTGATTTTACCGTCGTGGACCTCGTTCCTGATCCGCGTGTATGCGTGGATGGGGATCCTGAAAAACAACGGTGTCCTGAACAACGTCCTGATGTGGCTTGGGGTTATCGATCAGCCGCTGACCATTTTGCATACCAACCTCGCGGTTTATATCGGGATTGTCTACGCCTACCTGCCATTTATGGTGTTACCAATTTATACCGCGCTGACGCGGATTGATTACTCGCTGGTGGAAGCCTCCCTTGATTTGGGCGCACGTCCGCTGAAAACCTTCTTTAGCGTGATTGTGCCGCTCACCAAAGGCGGGATTATTGCCGGTTCGATGCTGGTGTTTATCCCGGCGGTAGGGGAGTTTGTTATCCCTGAACTGCTCGGTGGCCCGGACAGCATCATGATTGGTCGCGTGCTGTGGCAGGAGTTCTTCAATAACCGTGACTGGCCGGTGGCGTCTGCGGTGGCGATTGTGATGTTGCTGCTGCTGATTGTGCCTATCATGTGGTTCCACAAGTATCAGCAAAAACAGATGGGGGATCACGGATGAACAACTTACCGGTAGTACGCTCCCCGTGGCGGATCCTGATCCTGGTGCTCGGGTTTACCTTCCTGTATGCGCCGATGCTGATGCTGGTTATTTACTCCTTTAACAGCTCGAAACTGGTGACGGTGTGGGCGGGCTGGTCGACGCGCTGGTACAGCGAGTTGTTCCACGATGATGCAATGATGAGCGCGGTGGGGTTAAGCCTGACCATTGCGGCGTGCGCCGCCACAATGGCCTCGATCCTCGGCACTATTGCCGCAATGGTGATGGTTCGCTTTGGGCGTTTTCGTGGGTCCAACGGCTTTGCGTTTATGATAACCGCGCCGCTGGTTATGCCAGACGTGATAACCGGCCTGTCGTTGTTACTGCTGTTCGTTGCACTGGCTCATGCAATTGGCTGGCCTGCGGACCGTGGAATGCTGACTATCTGGCTGGCTCACGTCACCTTCTGTACCGCCTACGTGGCCGTGGTTATCTCCTCGCGCCTGCGGGAACTGGATCATTCTATTGAAGAGGCAGCCATGGATCTTGGCGCCACGCCGCTGAAGGTGTTTTTCATCATTACCTTGCCGATGATTATGCCTGCGGTGATCTCCGGCTGGCTGCTGGCGTTTACCCTGTCTCTGGACGATCTGGTGATTGCCAGCTTTGTTTCCGGGCCGGGGGCGACAACCCTGCCGATGCTGGTCTTCTCCAGCGTGCGTATGGGGGTTAACCCAGAGATTAACGCCCTGGCCTCTATCATCCTCGGTGTGGTCGGCGTTGTCGGTTTTATCGCCTGGTATCTGATGGCGCGTGCTGAAAAACAACGCGTGCGTGATATCCAGCGTGCAAGACGCGGCTGAAGCATTTAAAATTTCCAGTGAAGTGCCGCGCGTGTCGCGGCACTGTTTTTCAGGGAAGTAAAACATTGGGATTCTTTAAAAAGTCACGTCAAACGCACGCCCGTCTGAACGTCCCTGCGCTAGTGCAGGTGGCGGCGCTCGCCATTATTATGATCCGCTGTCTTGATGTGCTGATGATTCTGAATACGCTGGGTGCGCGTGGTATCGGTGAGTTCATCCACCGCAGCGTGCAGACGTGGAACCTGACGCTGGTTTTTATGAGCAGTCTGGTGCTGGTGTTTGTTGAGATTTACTGTGCGTTTTCTCTGGTTAAAGGGCGTAACTGGGCGCGCTGGGTTTACCTGCTGACGCAAGTGGTGGCCACGGGTTACCTGTGGGCGGCCTCTCTGGGTTATGGTTACCCGGAGCTGTTCAGCATCGCAGGGGAATCCAAACGCGAGATTTTACGCGCGCTGTTTATGCAAAAACTGCCGGATATGCTGGTGCTCTGTTTACTCTTCGTTCCGGCCTCCAGTCGACGGTTCTTCCGCCTGCAATAATGTGTATAATCGCAGCCCTCGTTATTCTTAAGGTTTTCATATGCAGTGCGCACTCTATGACGCGGGTCGCTGTCGCTCCTGTCAGTGGATAGAACAGCCCGTCTCTCAACAACTCACCGCCAAAATGACCGATCTGCAACAGCTGCTGGCTGAACACGCGGTGGGCGAGTGGTGCGCACCGGTCAGCGGGCCTGAACAGGGTTTTCGCAATAAAGCCAAAATGGTGGTCAGCGGCAGTGTCGAAAAACCGCTGCTGGGGATGCTGCACCGCGACGGCACGCCGGAAGATTTAACAGATTGCCCGCTCTATCCTGCTTCGTTTGAACCGGTTTTCGCCGCGCTGAAGCCTTTTATCGCCCGCGCGGGATTAACGCCTTATAACGTGGCCCGCAAGCGCGGCGAGCTGAAATACCTCTTACTCACTGAAAGCCAGCGTGATGGCGGCATGATGCTGCGTTTTGTGCTGCGCTCAGAAGCCAAGCTGGAACAGCTGCGCACGGCGCTGCCGTGGCTTCAGGCACAGTTGCCACAGCTTAAGGTGATTACGGCAAATATTCAGCCGGTGCATATGGCAATCATGGAAGGGGACA encodes:
- the potG gene encoding putrescine ABC transporter ATP-binding subunit PotG encodes the protein MNDVIPRPQAKVRKALTPLLEIRNLTKSFDGQHAVDDVSLTIYKGEIFALLGASGCGKSTLLRMLAGFEQPTAGQIMLDGVDLSSVPPYQRPINMMFQSYALFPHMTVEQNIAFGLKQDKLPKAEITARVAEMLSLVHMQEFAKRKPHQLSGGQRQRVALARSLAKRPKLLLLDEPMGALDKKLRDRMQLEVVDILERVGVTCVMVTHDQEEAMTMAGRIAIMNRGKFVQIGEPEEIYEHPTTRYSAEFIGSVNVFEGLLKERQEDGLVIESPGLQHPLKVDPDNSVVDNVPVYVALRPEKIMLCEDPPADGYNFAVGEVVHIAYLGDLSIYHVRLKSGQMLSAQLQNEHRYRKGLPTWGDEVRLCWDADSCVVLTV
- the potH gene encoding putrescine ABC transporter permease PotH; protein product: MSTLEPPARVQKPGGFAHGLTRFKMAHGRKLVIAMPYIWLILLFLMPFLIVFKISLAEMARAIPPYTNLMDWADGQLTLTLNLGNFLQLTDDPLYFEAYLQSLQVAAISTICCLLLGYPLAWAVAHSKPSTRNILLLLVILPSWTSFLIRVYAWMGILKNNGVLNNVLMWLGVIDQPLTILHTNLAVYIGIVYAYLPFMVLPIYTALTRIDYSLVEASLDLGARPLKTFFSVIVPLTKGGIIAGSMLVFIPAVGEFVIPELLGGPDSIMIGRVLWQEFFNNRDWPVASAVAIVMLLLLIVPIMWFHKYQQKQMGDHG
- the potI gene encoding putrescine ABC transporter permease PotI, giving the protein MNNLPVVRSPWRILILVLGFTFLYAPMLMLVIYSFNSSKLVTVWAGWSTRWYSELFHDDAMMSAVGLSLTIAACAATMASILGTIAAMVMVRFGRFRGSNGFAFMITAPLVMPDVITGLSLLLLFVALAHAIGWPADRGMLTIWLAHVTFCTAYVAVVISSRLRELDHSIEEAAMDLGATPLKVFFIITLPMIMPAVISGWLLAFTLSLDDLVIASFVSGPGATTLPMLVFSSVRMGVNPEINALASIILGVVGVVGFIAWYLMARAEKQRVRDIQRARRG
- a CDS encoding YbjO family protein; translated protein: MKCRACRGTVFQGSKTLGFFKKSRQTHARLNVPALVQVAALAIIMIRCLDVLMILNTLGARGIGEFIHRSVQTWNLTLVFMSSLVLVFVEIYCAFSLVKGRNWARWVYLLTQVVATGYLWAASLGYGYPELFSIAGESKREILRALFMQKLPDMLVLCLLFVPASSRRFFRLQ